A genomic region of Bombus huntii isolate Logan2020A unplaced genomic scaffold, iyBomHunt1.1 ctg00000162.1, whole genome shotgun sequence contains the following coding sequences:
- the LOC126877416 gene encoding uncharacterized protein LOC126877416 has translation MAPDYNLTYHSYFVEEDECREGVSARTVRSGGTAAASAAAATAPEPALATTATTTTCHATHGRAAQYQHYHHHHHHRHVSMSPPPLLLSSPAPIAATHNHLNVSGHRNVVTPPDTPADRSPPSPGNKLNRSQHLPREAASVLVFRLPHWI, from the exons atggcCCCTGACTACAACCTAACCTATCATTCTTATTTCGTAGAAGAAGACGAATGCCGTGAAGGCGTTAGCGCGCGAACAGTGCGAAGCGGCGGTACAGCTGCAGCGTCAGCAGCAGCTGCAACAGCACCAGAACCAGCACTAgctacaacagcaacaacaactacGTG CCACGCAACGCACGGCCGAGCTGCACAGTACCAACActatcatcaccatcatcatcatcgacaCGTGTCAATGTCTCCACCGCCCTTGTTGCTCTCATCGCCAGCTCCGATCGCGGCGACGCACAATCATCTGAACGTGAGCGGACACAGAAACGTGGTTACGCCACCGGATACACCAGCAGATAGATCGCCACCGAGTCCTGGAAATAAGCTAAATAGATCGCAGCATTTGCCACGGGAAGCAGCGTCAGTCCTGGTCTTCCGGCTGCCACATTGGATCTAA